CGGTATCAAGCTGGAAGATACGCAATCTGGATACAGACTTTATCCGTTACATAAAATTCCAAAGAAATATTTTACGCCTAAGTTTGAATTTGAGATTGAAATCATTGTAAGAACTGCTTGGAGACATGTTCCGGTAAAAAACGTTCCGATTAAGGTTTTGTATGATCCCGCAGAACGTGTTTCTCATTTCAGACCCTTCAAAGATTTTACAAGAATCAGTATTCTGAATACGGTTTTGGTAACCATTACTTTACTTTATATTATTCCGAGGAACTTTCTGAATAATTTCAAAAAAAAAAGCTTTAAAAGGTTCATTCAGGAAGATGTCTTAGAAAGTGACGGAAGCAACCGTACAAAGGCATTTTCTATCGCCTTAGGAGTTTTTATAGGACTTTCTCCTTTCTGGGGATTTCAGACACTTCTGGTGATAAGTTTATCTGTGCTTTTTAAGCTTAACAAAGTCCTTGCATTTGTAGCATCCAATGTAAGCCTTCCTCCTTTCATTCCTTTTATCATTGCGGCTTCGCTATTTCTTGGGGCTCCGTTTGTAAGTGGTGACAGTGATATTTTAAGTCAGGATTTAAATTTTGAACTGATTAAAAACAATCTGCTTCAATACATTATCGGCAGCTTTATCTTAAGCACTACACTTTCTGTTCTTGCGGGCATGGCTTCTTTCCTATTTTTGAATAAAGTAAGCCCGGAAAACAATTAAAAAAGCCCGGAACAAAGTTCCAGGCTCATCACAATTAGTTATTATAAATTTCTATTTAGAAACAATAATCTTTTGAGAATAATCAATTGAATCATTGCTCACTTTCACAATATAAGCTCCATTGATTAATTTTTCTGCGCTGATGGTATTCTGCTTGTTAAGGTTAACGCTTTCCTGTGAAATCAGCTTTCCTGTAAAGTCATAGATAGAAACCGTAGTAATTCCTGATAGTTTCATATCAGACGGAGTTTTTATCGTGAATTCGTTTCTTACAGGGTTTGGATAGATAGATATTCCTTTAGAATTGTTAGTTTCTTTTACTGCCAATGCTTCACATTCTGCAGGTACAGTAAAATCTTCTACCTGATCACTCATGTCCGCTAAAGGTTGATTCGCTCCAATTTCCAATCCATTAAGACCTCCTGCAGATGCATTCACTCCTAATCCTCTTTTAGCAAATACTCTCCAGATCATACATTTATCTACCCCATTTGTTTTTGCCGCTTCAGCAGCAAGGATAGCATCTCTTCCCTGAGCAAACGTAGGGTTACATTGCTGTAATTTAAGAGCATCCATTACCAACTGTAAAACTCTAGCACTTCCACTGTTTGGATCTACAAGAACGTTACTGCTGTATCCATATTTTTCTACATATTTCCAGTTAAGATCCCAAAGCATACTTGCCCAAATAAATCCGATACTATGAACATCCGGTACTGTAACAGCAATTCCTGAGATACTTGTACTTATTTTCATTCCGTTTGTACGTCCGTAAGTATAATCATTGATTGCAAAATCCGGTGAGTATTTTGCTGGTCTGATTCCAAGACCAGTAGTAGTTTGCCCTGAAACAAAAGTTCCTACCCCCCTTGCTATAGCAGAAGTATCTCCCGGTCTGGTTGTCATCATCAAAGCGAAGAAATCAGACCATCCTTCTCCCATCTGCTCATTAGACGTAAAATAAGATAAACATGAGCTTCCTGTCCCGGTAAGACGATTAGAAATACCATGACCATATTCGTGGCTGATTACCCCGTTATCCAAACTTGCATCTTTATAAACAGCAGTTGTTTTTAATGTAGCATTTCCTACAATACCGTTAGTAAGGTCATTTACTAAAAACTGACCTTCTGACAGCCCTACCATAATAGTTGGAATAGTGATGGTAGCATCTGTACCTCCCAGTCCTATAGGGGTATCACTTGACGGGTGGTACTGAATAACTCCTACTGCACCTGCATCTTGTAAATTTTTTGTTTTAACAGTGAAATTACATCCTGCAGCACTTACCACAGCTATCTTTCCTACCAGACTTCCTGCAGTAACCGTAGTACATGCATTAGCTGGCGTTGAAAGAGCAAGATCTCCTGTTACAGGAGGATTCCCCATAATTTGAGGTCCAAAGCTGGCTGTTGTAGCGATTGGCGCTCTGGAAGTATAAGTAGACGGTGAATTATAATAAAGATATCTTGCGTTTCCACTTGGTGAAAAAAGGAACATCTGCATTCTTCCGCTTGTTCCGTCTGCTCCCGGATTAAAGTTGGCATTATTAAGACCGCTTCCATCTCTTGATTCCGCAAGAACCGGGTCGTTACCTGTGCCTCCGTTTCCAAAATTGTTTACCTGATAATTTCTTGCAGATTCCGTAAACCCGAATTTATAAAATACATCATGCATTTTATTGGAGTTGTAGAATAAATTAGTTACTGCTGCTGAAGTATAGGTAGTGTGGGCCGCCGTTACATCCAAAGGAAAATCAAATGTTCTGTTTGCTCCTCCATCAGGAGAAAACTGAGGTGTATTGGTATTATTTTCGTCAGTATATGCAAATGTATTATTTCCTCTTGTTATGGTATAATGGTTAGTACCATCAGAGTGCCATCCTTCCGGTGAAGCGGTCAGATCCCAAGGATTTGTAAGCAATGTTCTCGCTCCAAACGTAGGTGCTTCTGTAGGAAACGCAAATACATTATAAGAAGCATTATCTGGTAATAATACAAAATTTGCTGGATTCTGAAGGTTTGCAGCAGCAATATTAGCAGGTAAAGAGGTTTGAATATTTTGTGCAAATGCTTCCGACTGATGATCGTAAGCTTCGTCATGGAAGTTACAAGATAATGTCGTGTTTTCCTGATACAAAATAGTACCATCTTCTGTACTAACGATGGTATTCCATACGTTGCCTGTTCCTTTTTCTTCAACGTAGAATTGATACCCCAGTGTCAATTCTCCTCCTTTTGCAAAGTAAACGGTATTAGCCATGATCGGCTCTTCTTTTCCGTCTACATTCTTAACAGAAGATAATCCATTC
The nucleotide sequence above comes from Chryseobacterium sp. 7. Encoded proteins:
- a CDS encoding DUF2062 domain-containing protein; protein product: MSLAEVQNAISEKKICVLIPTYNNEKTLKRVIDGVLNYTESIIVVNDGSTDSTPQILSQYPHITVISLPENKGKGNGLKTGFRKAKKSGYDYAITIDSDGQHYPDDIPVFVEALLEEKEEVLLIGNRNMSQDGIPKKSSFGNRFSNFWFWFETGIKLEDTQSGYRLYPLHKIPKKYFTPKFEFEIEIIVRTAWRHVPVKNVPIKVLYDPAERVSHFRPFKDFTRISILNTVLVTITLLYIIPRNFLNNFKKKSFKRFIQEDVLESDGSNRTKAFSIALGVFIGLSPFWGFQTLLVISLSVLFKLNKVLAFVASNVSLPPFIPFIIAASLFLGAPFVSGDSDILSQDLNFELIKNNLLQYIIGSFILSTTLSVLAGMASFLFLNKVSPENN
- a CDS encoding T9SS-dependent M36 family metallopeptidase, with protein sequence MKKFRLSVKLLLFCSIFSVSALSAQKYEQTIKEYVNSAQGPFQRINPELKTFKIINVDPSKSLNGDVVGIQQTINGIPVFGSSANVLIREGKVLNFADTFIKNYPSVIKGKESGKKDALIASTIQKLNGLSSVKNVDGKEEPIMANTVYFAKGGELTLGYQFYVEEKGTGNVWNTIVSTEDGTILYQENTTLSCNFHDEAYDHQSEAFAQNIQTSLPANIAAANLQNPANFVLLPDNASYNVFAFPTEAPTFGARTLLTNPWDLTASPEGWHSDGTNHYTITRGNNTFAYTDENNTNTPQFSPDGGANRTFDFPLDVTAAHTTYTSAAVTNLFYNSNKMHDVFYKFGFTESARNYQVNNFGNGGTGNDPVLAESRDGSGLNNANFNPGADGTSGRMQMFLFSPSGNARYLYYNSPSTYTSRAPIATTASFGPQIMGNPPVTGDLALSTPANACTTVTAGSLVGKIAVVSAAGCNFTVKTKNLQDAGAVGVIQYHPSSDTPIGLGGTDATITIPTIMVGLSEGQFLVNDLTNGIVGNATLKTTAVYKDASLDNGVISHEYGHGISNRLTGTGSSCLSYFTSNEQMGEGWSDFFALMMTTRPGDTSAIARGVGTFVSGQTTTGLGIRPAKYSPDFAINDYTYGRTNGMKISTSISGIAVTVPDVHSIGFIWASMLWDLNWKYVEKYGYSSNVLVDPNSGSARVLQLVMDALKLQQCNPTFAQGRDAILAAEAAKTNGVDKCMIWRVFAKRGLGVNASAGGLNGLEIGANQPLADMSDQVEDFTVPAECEALAVKETNNSKGISIYPNPVRNEFTIKTPSDMKLSGITTVSIYDFTGKLISQESVNLNKQNTISAEKLINGAYIVKVSNDSIDYSQKIIVSK